A genomic window from Aythya fuligula isolate bAytFul2 chromosome 15, bAytFul2.pri, whole genome shotgun sequence includes:
- the MRPS34 gene encoding 28S ribosomal protein S34, mitochondrial: MARKKLQRPIAAMAEKIRQYRALKERPRDSQRFALDYESMRRPLTQKRLPALAWRDARSESRLLALLCRLPRFGVGRTVTRKSWLWAHDEPCYWVVAKVRADYTAENMDHGRAWGYLTFRGKTEKVMKEIDQAMYHDWRMVPKHEEETFKKFTPVPEETVRYLPYPPLLRAMILAQWQKEGRAITEEPLIDLKKAVASHLQESKKKTTGTSV, translated from the exons ATGGCGCGCAAGAAGCTGCAGCGGCCCATCGCCGCCATGGCCGAGAAGATCCGGCAGTACCGGGCGCTGAAGGAGCGGCCGCGGGACTCGCAGCGCTTCGCCCTGGACTACGAGAGCATGCGGCGGCCGCTGACGCAGAAGCGGCTGCCGGCGCTGGCCTGGCGGGACGCGCGCAGCGAGAGCCGGCTGCTGGCGCTGCTCTGCCGCCTGCCGCGCTTCGGCGTGGGCCGCACGGTCACCCGCAAGTCCTGGCTCTGGGCGCACGACGAGCCCTGCTACTGGGTCGTCGCCAAGGTCCGGGCGGATTACACGGCCGAG AACATGGACCACGGCAGGGCCTGGGGGTACCTGACCTTCAGAG GCAAAACCGAAAAAGTAATGAAAGAGATCGACCAAGCCATGTACCATGACTGGCGTATGGTGCCCAAGCATGAGGAGGAGACCTTCAAGAAATTCACCCCAGTGCCAGAGGAAACCGTTCGGTACCTTCCATACCCACCTCTGCTCCGAGCCATGATCCTTGCTCAGTGGCAGAAAGAGGGAAGAGCAATCACAGAGGAGCCACTGATTGATCTGAAGAAGGCCGTGGCCTCTCACCTTCaggaatcaaagaaaaaaactacagGGACATCCGTGTAA